In the genome of Persephonella sp. KM09-Lau-8, one region contains:
- a CDS encoding efflux RND transporter periplasmic adaptor subunit, giving the protein MKKFLIIGLIILIPIVAGIYYYTKQKEHQNQIKIYETAKVKRGKIQNIINATAIVKTRVNAYLKIGTRATGEIQKMLVDVGDYVKKGQLIAVIDQREYKKDVEALKYQLKEAQKKLQKVLQVYPARIKEAEKNLSVAQAEYEYAKWNFSREKQLLKQGFTTQESYERAQKELKAKKAQLELAKATLEKLKLEYKNEKEIAQENIKVTQKQLEKAKIRLSYTEIYSPIDGIVSKVVAREGETLVAGLQAGELVTILKPDKLEIQIFVDETDIGKVKPGQKVIYYVDAYPDKFFHGKITQIYPEPIVKQNIVYYLAIVPVKKEYAIYLRPEMTVYTKIIAGEKDNALIIPNSAIRYEKGKQYVYVIQNGKPVKRYIKTGWIGENYTEVIEGLKEGEEIAVKFSAPVKTKVFK; this is encoded by the coding sequence ATGAAAAAATTTCTAATTATAGGACTTATAATTCTTATCCCGATTGTTGCAGGTATTTACTACTACACTAAACAAAAGGAGCACCAGAATCAGATAAAAATCTATGAAACAGCAAAGGTCAAGAGGGGCAAAATTCAGAACATAATAAATGCTACCGCAATTGTAAAAACTAGAGTTAACGCATATCTGAAAATAGGCACCCGTGCAACAGGTGAGATACAAAAGATGCTTGTTGATGTTGGGGACTATGTAAAAAAAGGCCAGTTAATTGCTGTGATAGACCAGAGGGAATACAAAAAAGATGTGGAAGCTCTTAAATATCAACTTAAGGAAGCTCAAAAAAAATTACAAAAAGTTTTACAAGTATACCCTGCCAGAATAAAAGAAGCCGAGAAAAATCTATCTGTCGCTCAGGCAGAATACGAATATGCAAAATGGAATTTTTCACGAGAAAAACAACTTTTAAAACAGGGATTTACCACCCAAGAAAGTTATGAAAGAGCCCAAAAAGAGCTAAAAGCAAAAAAAGCCCAGCTTGAACTGGCAAAGGCCACACTGGAAAAGCTCAAACTTGAGTATAAAAACGAAAAGGAAATAGCACAGGAAAATATAAAAGTTACTCAAAAACAACTGGAAAAAGCAAAAATCAGGCTATCCTATACAGAAATATACTCTCCAATAGATGGAATAGTCTCAAAAGTGGTTGCCCGTGAAGGAGAAACCCTTGTTGCAGGCCTGCAGGCAGGGGAACTGGTTACGATACTCAAACCAGACAAACTGGAAATACAGATTTTTGTAGATGAGACAGACATAGGAAAGGTAAAACCCGGACAAAAAGTTATCTATTACGTTGATGCCTATCCAGACAAATTTTTCCACGGAAAAATAACACAGATTTACCCTGAGCCAATCGTTAAACAGAATATAGTTTATTATCTTGCAATAGTCCCAGTAAAAAAGGAATATGCAATCTATCTAAGACCTGAAATGACAGTTTATACAAAAATAATAGCCGGAGAGAAAGATAACGCCTTAATTATTCCCAACTCAGCAATCAGATATGAAAAAGGAAAACAGTATGTTTATGTAATACAAAACGGCAAACCTGTAAAAAGATATATAAAAACAGGCTGGATAGGAGAAAACTACACAGAAGTAATAGAAGGATTAAAAGAAGGCGAAGAGATAGCGGTTAAATTCTCAGCACCTGTTAAAACAAAGGTCTTCAAATGA
- the mnmG gene encoding tRNA uridine-5-carboxymethylaminomethyl(34) synthesis enzyme MnmG, whose protein sequence is MVYDTEFDVVVIGGGHAGIEAALSAAKLGVKTALITLDKEKIGLMPCNPAIGGIAKGIVVREIDAFGGEMGKAIDATGLQYKTLNTRKGPAVRSPRAQADKEEYRKYMVNKTQNTENLTVIEGEATDIFLKPHSNEVEGVEVDGKLRIKTKSVVVTTGTFLDGVIHIGDKQIPAGRMGEKPATKLPEFYRRAGFPLQRFKTGTPARLDKRTIDFSGLEEAPGDEPPPKFSFWTEPYGSYWFREGQKDQIPCYITHTTPETHRIIRENLHRTALYGGAITGIGPRYCPSIEDKIVKFANKERHTVWLEPETRDGISIYPNGLSTSLPEEVQWEMYRSIPGLENVVLLKPAYAIEYDIVPPTELYPTLETKRIKGLYHAGNFNGTTGYEEAAGQGLVAGINAALRALGKEPFYIRRDEAYIGVMIDDLTTKGVIEPYRLFTSRSEYRLHLRQDNPILRLYEKAYNLGMLTEEQYRYVKETEEEIQQWLDRYKEEKTKVGEKTVTAFELLKRPEMDVDKLKEYGIPIPERDYIKEEIDINVKYSGYFEREKRMNEKMRHLENIKIPEDINYEEIPGLRKEIVQKLTKAKPMTLGHAARLEGITPAAITAIMIHLEKIKKGH, encoded by the coding sequence ATGGTTTACGACACAGAATTTGATGTTGTTGTTATAGGTGGAGGACATGCAGGGATAGAGGCAGCTTTATCAGCTGCAAAATTAGGGGTGAAGACTGCCCTTATAACACTGGACAAAGAAAAAATAGGTCTTATGCCCTGTAACCCTGCAATTGGAGGAATAGCAAAAGGTATCGTTGTCCGTGAGATAGATGCCTTCGGCGGTGAGATGGGAAAGGCCATAGATGCAACAGGCCTACAGTATAAAACCCTAAACACAAGAAAAGGTCCTGCAGTCCGTTCTCCAAGGGCACAGGCAGATAAAGAGGAATACAGAAAATATATGGTAAATAAAACCCAGAATACTGAAAATCTAACTGTTATAGAAGGGGAAGCTACAGATATATTCCTGAAACCCCATTCAAACGAGGTTGAAGGAGTTGAGGTAGACGGAAAACTCAGAATAAAAACAAAATCCGTTGTTGTAACAACAGGAACATTCTTAGACGGTGTTATTCATATAGGAGACAAACAGATACCTGCAGGTAGAATGGGGGAAAAACCTGCAACAAAACTGCCTGAGTTTTACAGAAGAGCAGGTTTCCCACTCCAGAGATTTAAAACAGGAACGCCGGCCAGACTGGATAAAAGAACAATTGATTTTTCAGGTCTTGAGGAAGCTCCTGGAGATGAACCACCACCAAAATTCTCATTCTGGACAGAGCCTTACGGCTCATACTGGTTCAGAGAAGGACAAAAAGACCAGATTCCTTGCTATATAACACATACAACTCCGGAAACCCACAGAATAATAAGAGAAAACCTCCACAGAACAGCCCTTTATGGTGGTGCAATAACAGGGATTGGCCCAAGATACTGTCCATCAATAGAAGACAAAATTGTAAAATTTGCCAATAAAGAAAGACATACAGTATGGCTTGAGCCTGAAACAAGGGACGGGATAAGCATTTATCCAAATGGGCTTTCAACATCTCTACCAGAAGAAGTCCAGTGGGAGATGTACCGTTCTATACCGGGACTTGAAAATGTAGTTCTTCTAAAACCTGCCTATGCTATTGAATACGACATTGTCCCACCAACAGAGCTTTATCCAACCCTTGAAACAAAAAGAATAAAAGGGCTTTACCATGCAGGAAACTTCAACGGAACGACAGGATACGAAGAGGCAGCAGGACAGGGACTTGTTGCCGGTATAAATGCAGCTCTCAGAGCTTTAGGAAAAGAGCCGTTTTATATAAGAAGAGATGAAGCCTATATCGGAGTTATGATTGATGACCTTACAACAAAAGGAGTTATAGAACCTTACAGGTTGTTTACATCCCGTTCAGAATACAGACTTCATCTCAGACAGGACAATCCTATCCTCAGGCTTTATGAAAAAGCATATAACCTTGGAATGCTGACAGAAGAGCAGTATAGATATGTGAAAGAAACTGAAGAAGAAATCCAACAGTGGCTTGATAGATACAAAGAAGAAAAAACAAAAGTTGGAGAAAAAACAGTAACAGCCTTTGAGCTTTTAAAAAGACCAGAAATGGATGTTGATAAGCTAAAAGAGTATGGAATTCCTATACCTGAGAGGGATTACATAAAAGAAGAAATAGACATAAATGTTAAATATTCAGGCTATTTTGAAAGAGAAAAAAGAATGAATGAAAAGATGAGGCATCTTGAGAATATAAAAATTCCAGAAGATATAAACTACGAGGAAATTCCAGGATTGAGAAAAGAAATCGTGCAGAAGCTAACAAAGGCAAAACCAATGACCCTTGGACATGCTGCAAGGCTTGAGGGAATTACTCCGGCAGCAATAACAGCAATAATGATACATCTTGAGAAAATAAAAAAGGGGCATTAA
- a CDS encoding HU family DNA-binding protein, with product MKKSDLIEIIAEEFPHLDRKEVFQIVNGIFEAMIEGLQNGEKIEIRGLGTFKVKERPEKMARNPRTGEKILVPARRTVHFKTGKLLKSRLNGKGA from the coding sequence ATGAAAAAGTCAGACCTGATAGAGATTATTGCAGAGGAATTTCCACATCTTGACAGAAAAGAAGTGTTCCAGATTGTAAATGGAATTTTTGAGGCTATGATTGAAGGCCTTCAAAATGGGGAAAAGATAGAAATAAGAGGTCTTGGAACATTCAAGGTTAAAGAAAGACCTGAAAAAATGGCAAGGAACCCAAGAACAGGTGAAAAGATTCTTGTCCCTGCTAGAAGAACAGTTCATTTTAAAACAGGAAAACTGCTAAAAAGCAGACTCAATGGAAAAGGGGCTTAA
- a CDS encoding TolC family protein, translating to MRYLYLLILFLYSTGFGLTLDDAIRLALNNHPYLKEQYHYLKASEFDYKYSWGNFSPKISFNFSYTKSRDGSGGDSFSRNRSIKFSWTLYNSGTNILGLLKSKESLLSKQKSYSEDLLDIIYDVKKAYYEAVAKNQIYKIRQIQLKAAQKDLELAQKKLELGLVTKADYLQAKVRLEDIRYSLISAEFEYKKALAELNSLIGYPLDIQLDLDYSILKRFEIYDVPDFKFIRKLAFKKRPVFKQYYHDIKRAKYSTKEELLSFTPTVSVSYSLNKDHFSSSETDYYNVFNFSLNWTIFEGLKRYHAYLSAKENELAAKEKLRELKRTITLKLYRYYMDLKSAYRNIDVARTLLEEADHNYKQAIGEYKAGKGDIISLLTAESSLASAHEKFVNSLLDIALTKATLEREIGVVDLSKEEQSQ from the coding sequence ATGAGATATCTGTATCTCTTGATTTTATTTTTATACTCAACAGGTTTTGGTCTGACCCTTGATGATGCAATCAGACTGGCGTTAAACAATCATCCCTATCTAAAAGAGCAGTATCACTATCTAAAAGCCTCAGAATTTGATTATAAATACAGCTGGGGAAATTTTTCCCCAAAGATAAGTTTTAATTTCAGTTATACCAAATCCAGAGATGGTTCAGGTGGAGATAGTTTTAGTAGAAACCGTTCTATAAAATTTTCATGGACACTTTATAACTCAGGAACAAATATATTAGGACTTTTAAAAAGTAAAGAATCTTTACTATCAAAACAAAAAAGCTACAGCGAAGACCTGCTGGACATTATCTACGACGTTAAAAAAGCCTATTACGAGGCCGTTGCAAAAAATCAGATATACAAGATTCGCCAGATTCAGCTAAAAGCAGCACAAAAAGACCTTGAACTTGCACAGAAAAAGCTTGAACTGGGACTGGTAACAAAAGCAGATTATCTTCAGGCAAAAGTAAGACTTGAAGATATAAGATATTCATTAATCAGCGCAGAATTTGAATACAAAAAAGCACTGGCAGAGCTCAACAGCCTGATAGGATATCCCCTTGATATACAACTTGACCTTGATTACTCAATACTAAAAAGATTTGAAATTTATGATGTTCCTGATTTTAAGTTTATCAGGAAACTTGCCTTTAAGAAAAGACCTGTCTTTAAGCAATACTATCATGATATCAAAAGGGCAAAATACTCAACAAAAGAAGAACTCCTCAGCTTTACACCTACAGTTTCGGTATCTTATTCCTTAAACAAAGACCACTTTTCATCCTCAGAAACAGACTATTACAATGTTTTTAACTTTAGTCTTAACTGGACTATATTTGAAGGTTTGAAAAGATACCATGCATATCTATCAGCAAAAGAAAATGAGCTGGCTGCAAAGGAAAAGCTCAGGGAACTAAAAAGAACAATAACACTGAAACTATACAGGTATTATATGGACTTAAAATCTGCATACAGAAATATTGATGTAGCCAGAACGCTTCTTGAAGAAGCAGACCATAACTACAAACAGGCAATCGGTGAATACAAAGCAGGAAAAGGAGATATCATATCCCTGCTTACAGCAGAAAGTTCCCTTGCCAGTGCCCACGAAAAATTCGTAAACTCATTACTTGATATTGCCCTTACAAAAGCAACACTGGAGCGGGAGATAGGGGTTGTTGATTTGTCTAAGGAGGAACAATCCCAATGA
- a CDS encoding cell division protein FtsL: protein MRELVIELKKDLSYIKKYTYFWGFILLMAGVMVLYNQYYFHVDKQIVELTQIKGQLTAKKLLLQKEISKLSSPERINKIAKQKLNMDTVDYSRVHFIDTK from the coding sequence ATGAGGGAGTTAGTAATAGAACTAAAAAAAGATTTAAGTTATATCAAAAAATATACATATTTCTGGGGATTTATACTGTTAATGGCAGGTGTTATGGTTCTCTACAACCAATATTATTTCCACGTTGATAAGCAGATAGTTGAACTTACACAAATAAAGGGTCAGTTAACTGCGAAAAAACTTTTATTACAAAAAGAAATTAGTAAACTATCTTCCCCAGAAAGAATCAACAAAATAGCAAAGCAAAAACTCAATATGGATACTGTGGATTACTCAAGAGTGCACTTTATAGATACAAAATAG
- a CDS encoding ABC transporter ATP-binding protein produces the protein MKEVIRLENVNKIYETAGIKTHALKDINLTIYEGEFVAIMGASGSGKTTLMNIMGCLDTPTSGKYYLMGKDVSTLDDDHLSEIRNQYIGFVFQQFFLIPYLTAYENILVPVIYSKYNFKEKEKEAEEILKKIGLKDKKNHKPNQLSGGQQQRVAIGRALINNPELILADEPTGALDSKTAQEIMRIFVDLNKSGKTIVLITHDPNVASYAQRILKISDGKIIS, from the coding sequence ATGAAAGAAGTAATTAGACTGGAAAATGTAAACAAGATATACGAAACAGCAGGTATAAAAACCCATGCTTTAAAGGATATAAATCTAACCATATACGAAGGTGAATTTGTTGCCATTATGGGAGCATCAGGCTCAGGTAAAACAACCCTTATGAATATAATGGGATGCCTCGATACTCCCACCTCTGGAAAATATTACTTAATGGGCAAAGATGTATCTACCCTTGATGATGACCATCTTTCTGAAATTAGAAATCAGTATATCGGATTTGTTTTTCAGCAGTTTTTTCTAATACCCTATCTCACTGCTTATGAGAACATACTTGTCCCAGTAATATACTCAAAATACAACTTCAAAGAAAAAGAAAAGGAAGCTGAAGAAATACTGAAAAAAATAGGCCTAAAGGACAAAAAAAATCACAAACCAAACCAGCTATCAGGGGGACAACAGCAAAGGGTTGCCATCGGTAGAGCATTGATAAACAATCCAGAGCTAATTCTGGCAGATGAGCCAACAGGAGCACTTGACAGCAAAACTGCACAGGAAATCATGAGGATTTTTGTTGACCTGAACAAATCAGGGAAAACAATAGTTTTGATAACCCACGACCCAAATGTTGCTTCCTATGCCCAGAGAATACTAAAAATTTCTGATGGTAAAATAATTAGCTGA
- a CDS encoding peptidylprolyl isomerase yields MFTNVGKSKFMKIVLFITTFAFVGTAFVALVVYKLSGNIQGAAEINGRTIPIAEYYYYLNLLTRQAEAQGIEPNKKAFRIEALKNAIDQELLYQEAQKEGVEATDEEVKQYLLDIPAFQEKGKFSKEKYFAFLSNINLSPQMFEQILKKELSIRHLLAIHKVGFYMSEDELNTFVKKQLSRISGKVAIITPAVENPTQQEIEEYYKQNLKEFAGKKGKLITVYKIDKTLKDADKKAQKLFLSLKNNQQPSQEEGIQKIFSGEIYDKNINLPEKVKEELDKLSQQKPILLVSTDKAYYLIKFEKEVSEPIPLEKVKEKVIASIKSKKLAEKTEELYKAISKKIKTIKDLKSLSEKYNAEIKEIKNQPAQGIAMEYGIPLDKISLLTKAKPGQIIEPFKTSTGIVVIKVEEVSKPEEKAKEDMLKLMKPILTNTKYQTIVRMFIDKLQEEAEIKINKRIIQ; encoded by the coding sequence ATGTTTACAAATGTAGGAAAATCAAAGTTTATGAAAATAGTTCTTTTCATAACAACATTTGCATTTGTAGGAACCGCTTTTGTAGCATTAGTGGTTTATAAACTATCAGGAAATATACAGGGTGCTGCTGAAATAAATGGAAGAACAATACCTATTGCAGAATACTATTATTATCTGAATCTCCTTACAAGACAGGCTGAAGCACAGGGAATAGAACCAAACAAAAAAGCCTTTAGAATAGAAGCGTTAAAAAATGCTATAGACCAGGAATTACTTTATCAAGAAGCCCAAAAGGAAGGTGTTGAAGCCACAGATGAAGAGGTAAAGCAGTATCTACTTGATATTCCTGCTTTTCAGGAAAAAGGTAAATTTTCCAAAGAAAAATATTTTGCATTTTTGTCAAATATAAATCTTTCTCCCCAGATGTTTGAACAGATTTTGAAAAAGGAGCTTTCTATCAGACATCTTCTTGCTATCCATAAGGTAGGTTTTTATATGTCAGAAGACGAGCTAAATACATTTGTAAAGAAACAGCTATCCAGAATTTCAGGAAAAGTAGCCATAATAACTCCAGCAGTAGAAAATCCAACCCAGCAGGAAATAGAAGAATACTACAAACAAAACCTGAAAGAATTTGCCGGTAAAAAGGGAAAATTAATAACAGTTTACAAAATTGACAAAACCCTGAAAGACGCAGATAAAAAAGCCCAAAAATTATTCCTGAGCCTGAAAAACAACCAGCAACCATCCCAGGAAGAAGGAATTCAAAAAATATTTTCAGGGGAAATTTATGACAAAAATATAAATCTTCCTGAAAAGGTAAAAGAAGAGCTTGATAAACTTTCCCAACAAAAACCAATATTACTTGTATCTACAGACAAAGCCTATTATCTAATAAAATTTGAAAAAGAAGTTTCAGAGCCAATTCCCCTTGAAAAAGTCAAAGAAAAAGTTATTGCAAGCATAAAAAGTAAAAAGCTTGCAGAAAAAACAGAGGAATTATACAAAGCTATATCGAAAAAGATTAAAACTATAAAAGACCTGAAATCATTATCAGAAAAGTATAATGCGGAAATAAAAGAAATAAAAAATCAGCCTGCTCAAGGTATAGCAATGGAATACGGTATTCCATTAGATAAAATTTCACTTTTAACAAAAGCAAAACCTGGCCAGATTATAGAACCATTTAAAACCTCCACAGGAATTGTTGTAATAAAGGTTGAAGAGGTGTCAAAACCAGAAGAGAAAGCAAAAGAAGATATGTTGAAACTTATGAAACCAATCCTGACAAATACCAAATACCAGACAATTGTCAGAATGTTTATAGATAAACTTCAAGAAGAGGCAGAAATAAAAATTAATAAAAGGATTATCCAATAA
- a CDS encoding MBL fold metallo-hydrolase produces the protein MVPEDRKLFDNGSHQNILLEDYGHGEMVQANVHFIVDNNQGIILDPGGHKVFKHLLSEVGGLIGVDNLKYIFLSHQDPDIVAAINGWLMTTKATALCPNLWTRFIPHFGVDRLVVHRIKGIGDKGTIIRLGNSELYILPAHFMHAPGNLQIYDPVSKILYSGDLGASLGQDYIYAPSFEEHVKYMEGFHKRYIPTSKVLKTWVKMARQLDIEMIAPQHGAIMKGKDIVNKFFDWLENLECGIDIMEDVYQIPQEHFEG, from the coding sequence ATGGTTCCAGAAGACAGGAAATTGTTTGACAATGGTTCCCACCAGAACATCCTTCTTGAAGATTATGGTCACGGCGAGATGGTTCAGGCCAATGTCCACTTTATAGTAGACAACAATCAGGGAATTATCCTTGATCCTGGGGGACATAAAGTATTCAAACATCTTCTTTCCGAAGTGGGAGGACTGATAGGGGTTGATAACCTTAAATATATTTTTCTTTCACATCAGGATCCTGATATTGTTGCAGCCATAAACGGATGGCTTATGACAACAAAGGCAACTGCACTTTGTCCAAATCTCTGGACAAGATTCATTCCACACTTTGGTGTTGATAGACTTGTTGTTCACAGAATAAAAGGTATTGGGGACAAAGGAACCATAATCAGACTTGGAAATTCAGAACTTTACATCCTTCCTGCCCATTTTATGCATGCACCTGGAAATCTTCAGATATATGACCCTGTTTCCAAAATTTTATATTCTGGTGATCTTGGAGCTTCACTGGGGCAGGATTATATATATGCTCCAAGTTTTGAAGAACATGTTAAATATATGGAAGGATTCCACAAAAGATATATCCCAACATCAAAAGTCCTTAAAACATGGGTAAAAATGGCAAGACAGCTTGATATTGAAATGATAGCTCCACAGCACGGAGCAATAATGAAAGGTAAAGATATAGTTAATAAATTTTTCGACTGGCTTGAAAATTTAGAATGCGGTATAGATATTATGGAAGATGTTTATCAAATTCCGCAGGAACATTTTGAAGGATAA
- the ileS gene encoding isoleucine--tRNA ligase encodes MDWKDTLNLPKTSFPMKGNLPNREPEFIKKWDEINLYKRLRKERKGRDKYILHDGPPYANGNIHLGHALNKVLKDILVKYQSMLGKDAPFVPGWDCHGLPIEQQVEKQLKKEKKRKEDLSKAEFRRLCREYAAKYVEIQKEEFKRLGIIGNWEKPYLTMRPSYQAQEIRELGKIFKRGIAYRGKKPVYWCIYDKTAEAEAEVEYADKKDPSVYVAFELVEPPFDIQKKTYAVIWTTTPWTLPANLGVMVNPEFDYVFLDEGEKVFIVAKELLESFKEKTGIEGNVIKEVKGRELEFLEYKHPFIDRVSKIYLSEFVELGTGTGLVHMAPGHGQEDYVIGQRYGVEPFAPVDDEGRFTKEAPEFIQGLRVFDANEPIIEKLKEVGALLHHETIKHSYPHCWRCKNPVIFRATPQWFIAMDAVLENGNTLRGEAIKEIERVKWIPHWGENRIKSMVENRPDWCISRQRSWGVPIAVFYCENCDYIVEEEEVFEHVAKLVENHEYGADIWFEKDAKELLPEGYKCPKCGGTEFKKEEDILDVWFDSGVSHASVLKTGFWEELRWPADMYLEGSDQHRGWFQSSLLEGVASYDRAPYDSVLTHGFILDEKGRKMSKSLGNVIAPEKVIKMYGADIIRLWVVSEDYTEDIKIGMNLLKAIADDYRKIRNTFRYFLGNLYDFNPETDMVKYEDMLEIDRWMLSKLQRLIDIAHSSYQNHRFHRIYHEIKKFMIVDLSAIYLDILKDRLYVYAPDTIERKSAQTTLYIMLTSLAKLLAPILSFTMEEVWNHVREFDKTAKESIHLEEMPLVNESLINQELENTYSDLLKIRDDVLKALEEARKKDIIRHPYEAKVILKLPEHYKKLVEERIDWIKFFFTVSQIELSEKPEGEVVIEGESVKDAVVAVKQAEGEKCPRCWIYDVSVGKDGQPVCDRCLQQLQIMKIDINQIEEDK; translated from the coding sequence TTGGACTGGAAAGACACCCTTAACCTGCCTAAAACATCTTTTCCGATGAAAGGGAATTTACCAAATAGAGAACCTGAATTTATAAAAAAATGGGATGAGATTAATTTATATAAAAGATTAAGGAAGGAAAGAAAAGGAAGGGATAAGTATATTCTCCATGATGGACCTCCTTATGCCAATGGTAATATCCATCTGGGACATGCACTTAACAAGGTTCTAAAAGATATCCTTGTTAAATACCAATCTATGCTGGGTAAAGATGCACCTTTTGTTCCAGGATGGGACTGCCATGGTCTTCCTATTGAGCAGCAAGTTGAAAAACAGCTGAAAAAAGAGAAAAAAAGGAAGGAAGACCTTTCAAAAGCAGAGTTTAGAAGATTATGCAGAGAATATGCAGCAAAATATGTTGAGATACAGAAAGAAGAGTTTAAAAGACTTGGGATAATCGGAAACTGGGAAAAGCCTTATCTTACAATGAGACCTTCTTATCAGGCTCAGGAGATTAGAGAACTTGGAAAGATATTCAAAAGGGGAATAGCTTACAGAGGTAAAAAGCCTGTTTACTGGTGTATATATGACAAAACAGCTGAGGCTGAGGCTGAGGTTGAATATGCAGATAAAAAAGACCCATCTGTTTATGTTGCTTTTGAGCTTGTAGAACCACCGTTTGATATACAGAAAAAAACCTATGCTGTAATATGGACAACAACTCCATGGACACTTCCTGCAAACCTTGGGGTTATGGTCAATCCTGAGTTTGATTATGTTTTCCTTGATGAAGGAGAAAAGGTTTTCATAGTTGCAAAAGAGCTTCTGGAAAGCTTCAAGGAAAAAACAGGAATAGAAGGAAATGTTATAAAAGAGGTAAAAGGTAGGGAGCTTGAGTTTTTAGAGTATAAACACCCGTTTATAGACAGGGTTTCAAAGATATACCTTTCTGAGTTTGTTGAACTTGGAACAGGAACAGGGCTTGTTCACATGGCTCCTGGGCATGGTCAGGAAGACTATGTAATAGGACAGAGGTACGGAGTTGAGCCTTTTGCCCCTGTTGATGATGAGGGAAGATTTACAAAGGAGGCTCCAGAGTTTATACAGGGATTAAGGGTTTTTGATGCCAATGAGCCTATCATAGAAAAGCTCAAAGAGGTTGGAGCACTGCTCCACCACGAAACAATAAAACACTCATACCCACACTGCTGGAGATGTAAGAATCCTGTTATTTTCAGGGCTACACCCCAGTGGTTTATAGCTATGGATGCTGTTTTAGAAAATGGAAATACCCTTAGAGGAGAGGCTATTAAAGAGATAGAAAGGGTTAAATGGATACCCCACTGGGGAGAAAACAGAATAAAATCAATGGTGGAAAACAGACCTGACTGGTGTATATCAAGACAGAGGAGCTGGGGAGTGCCCATAGCTGTTTTCTATTGCGAAAATTGTGATTATATAGTGGAAGAGGAAGAAGTTTTTGAGCATGTTGCAAAGCTTGTTGAAAACCACGAATACGGTGCTGATATATGGTTTGAAAAAGATGCAAAGGAATTACTCCCAGAAGGATATAAATGTCCAAAATGTGGAGGCACAGAGTTTAAAAAAGAAGAGGATATCCTTGATGTATGGTTTGACTCAGGGGTGTCCCATGCATCGGTGCTAAAAACAGGTTTCTGGGAAGAACTTAGATGGCCTGCTGATATGTATCTTGAAGGTTCAGACCAGCATAGAGGCTGGTTCCAGTCTTCACTCCTTGAAGGTGTGGCATCTTACGACAGGGCTCCTTATGACAGCGTTTTAACCCATGGATTTATCCTTGATGAAAAAGGCCGTAAGATGTCCAAATCCCTTGGAAACGTGATAGCCCCTGAGAAAGTTATAAAAATGTACGGGGCTGATATTATAAGGCTGTGGGTTGTTTCTGAGGATTACACAGAAGATATAAAAATCGGAATGAACCTGCTGAAAGCTATAGCAGATGACTACAGAAAAATTAGAAATACATTCAGATATTTTCTTGGAAACCTTTATGATTTTAATCCTGAAACGGATATGGTTAAATATGAAGATATGCTTGAGATAGACAGATGGATGCTGTCTAAACTCCAGAGATTAATTGATATAGCCCATAGCTCTTACCAGAACCATAGATTTCACAGAATATACCATGAGATAAAGAAATTTATGATTGTAGACCTGTCAGCTATATATCTGGATATTCTAAAGGACAGGCTATATGTATATGCACCGGATACAATTGAAAGAAAATCTGCCCAGACAACACTTTACATAATGCTTACATCACTTGCTAAACTACTTGCACCAATTTTATCCTTTACTATGGAAGAAGTCTGGAACCATGTTAGAGAGTTTGATAAAACAGCAAAAGAAAGTATTCATCTTGAGGAAATGCCCCTTGTAAATGAAAGCCTGATAAATCAGGAACTTGAAAATACCTATTCAGACCTGTTGAAAATCAGGGATGATGTGCTGAAAGCCCTTGAAGAAGCCCGTAAAAAAGATATTATCAGACATCCTTATGAGGCCAAAGTAATTCTCAAACTCCCAGAACACTATAAAAAACTTGTTGAAGAGAGAATAGATTGGATTAAATTTTTCTTTACTGTGTCCCAGATTGAACTATCCGAAAAACCTGAGGGGGAAGTGGTAATTGAAGGGGAAAGTGTTAAAGATGCTGTTGTAGCTGTTAAACAGGCAGAAGGAGAAAAATGTCCAAGATGCTGGATTTATGACGTATCCGTTGGAAAAGATGGACAACCTGTGTGTGATAGATGTCTCCAGCAACTACAAATAATGAAAATTGATATCAATCAGATAGAGGAGGATAAATGA